The genome window GTAGTCagagacaaattaaaacaatttaattacATCTACATTTCATTTTGggaaatggaaattttattcttccttaTTGCTTGATTTCAATGCCACACAAAGCAGGGTTTCTTCACTGTACTTTTAATTTGGAAGTGGATTCCTCTGCAAAAAGCTGATAGCTTCTAAGCActcttcttgctttttctgtctaatctatttttaaaaatatctagatGGCTTATATTTTGTGTGTGGAATAACAGGAACCACAGCTCAAAGCACATGTCAAGACTGGTAACACCATTATTAGAGGGAGTCAAGagtgagatttttaaaagacatatgAGAGCCACACACAGAGCCCACACAGAGCCACACACCTGACAGACCAGATGCAGCACACTGTCTATAGCCTTTGAACCAAGTATCTCTGCATCAAAGAAATCCTTAACATTCCCAAAATATTCTACTCCTAACAGAGATATACAACTATACACTGAACAGGAATTTAGGCCAAAGACTTTCTGAAGCTCAGTATTGGCATTACTGTGCTGATCTAATATATATGAGTAATGTATTAATAACTGCTTGTTGACACCATTCAAAAAAACCTGCTTGAAACATACTTAGCTCTTAACTCTGAACTACAGAAATAAACTGCGAAATTAGAAACTTTTTAAAGTCATGTttattcattgtttttcttcGATTGTAGTACAATTGCCTGCATATTTAAAGGCTGTACAAAGACTCGTGTTAATGCTTAATACCTATTAACAGACTAACCCATTTTGGTCAATAATTTACCCCTCCTGCAACCAGAGATCAGATATATACCATGAACATGagcaaagaattaaaataatgataGATGCTGTgaaatatagaagaaaaaatagatagtaaattaaacaagaaaaaataaataagcatgcACATTATGAATGTGACTTTTAGTATTGTGTATCTTAATAGTGAAAACAGTTCTCTATAATATTGTGGCTATACTAATCATGAAGCAGATGAGAAATAAGTACCGATGTTGTATTACTGGATGGTCTGGGAACAGAAGGGGTTATATGTCAAGAGACACAGTAAGTGTCACTGATGGGGTATGGGTGTTATCAGTAGGGTGCTTGATCCTATCAACTATACTGGAATGGTGCTTACTACCATGGGTAGTCTCCCAGGAGCAGAGGATACTGGTACAGGCACCGGCACTAAGGGAAGATGGTCTGTGTttcctgctgtttgtgagcTTCAAGAAGCTGGATTAGGTGCAGGCATAGGTTAGAAGCAGTCTTCTGGCTCCTCTGAGCTGTATATATGATTCACAAAGGTCAGCTCCAGGGCACTAAACCACAGAGATCTGCTTCTTTTCTTAGACCTGCTAATATTTTCCCTGGAATGAGTCTGGATAGTAAACACTCACAAACACACTGGGCAGACCAGTATAAATGTGCAGGAGGAAATCCcaccctctgtgacacatttgcAGCAGCCTAGCTGGGGCAACAGCTGAAAGGCCAGGATGTAATAGACTTACTGGACAGTAGTTGTACTATGCAAGGTAGTAAGCATTATGTATGTGAAGATTTTTGCTAGATACGAACTTCATGTTGATAGGGAAATGAGCACAAATAGTAAAGTTCCATAACTTGTACCTGTTTGTCAGTCAACACCAAAAAAAGGTGACGAGGCAACCATAAGGGAAGAAGCAGGCTTACAGAACACACTCCAGCCACATGCTCCTTATCTTCCCTGACAGAAGATGTATCTATGCTGTTAATATCACACAGGCCTATTTTGTCCCAGGCCTAAAGACGGTTCTGCCTGAATGCAaccttccttaaaaaaaaaaaaaaaaaatcaaaaaaaaaaccaaaccaaaaaccacacCAAGAGCAACAAGGCCCAAACAAATACACAGTTATGACAACTTAAACTGAGCCtcatctacaaaaaaaaacccagtgaatAACATCAGTTAAGAGATGGAGAGCCTTCTGCAGCCATGCCATATTCATCAGGTCAAACACTTCCTTTAACAGTGGTGATTACCGCATACCTAATGTGTACATCAACTTAATCCTTCTTCAAAGGGTTCACAATTTTTCCCATGAAGAGTATACTTTGTTCCATAGTTACGACCGTTAGGAAGGGTCTGTTGAATGTAATGGTAACTGGAACCGACATAGGCACTATTTCCATGCctgtggcagctgctgcttcgGTGCCCGTCTCATCCACCTTTACCACAGCCTTATGAACAGCCTGTGAACAGAAAGATGTTACAAGTCAAGGGGTTACAAAACTAGTCATCTAAATAAGAACTTGAGCTAAATGCCTGGAGAAGTTATCGGTAAGAAACAAGCATCAGATGGACAGGTGTGAGTCCACTGCACAAAGAtggcaaagctggaaaaaaaatcagcaagctCTATGACGCATAGCTTTCCTAGCACCAGAGAGGAAAAGCTCATTCCCTGCACAACGGCTTGTCCCTGCTAGCAaaaacatttgctttgtttcttttcttattccCTGCTCCCGTTCATGCAGATCTGCAGAGCTGGATTAAATGTTGGGAGCCCACAATCACATTGAAGTGCCTATTACAAGCTCACACAGCTTAAGAATTAACATGCAGAATGGCATAATAAATAACATCCTGAAATTATGTTTCCCAAGTTCCTTAACATCTTGGAAAAAATGAGAGCAAACGATAAAGACTAGAAATACAGGGCCAGAGCAGAGAAACATATAAGTTTTAGCTTGCAAAATCAAGACATTCATAGACCCTAATTCACCAGCTTCCACCTGAGGTCACAagggttgttgttttgtttagaTTAGACAATTAAATTTGAATTAGTTGTTAGCTTTAAACTCTAAGTGTACTGAACTATGACTTATCTGTAGCTTTTGCCTCAGTCTGGCAATAATAACACTCATTGCTTATACACTTAAAgccaaatgtttttaaaaactgcagttTCCTTTCTCCTAAAGTTTAAAATCAAGTACTGTTTATCTTCTCCCCTCTATAAAACACAAGCAATAATACATCCTACAGCTCCCTTCTCGCCCACAGGCAGGCTGAAGAAGGTAGACACAGTCAGAAGCAGCAATGTAATGACTGTAACAACATGCCACAGGAAGGTATCAAGGTGTAGAGAGAGAATGATTTGGTCATGTCTGGTTTATAAGGTCATAGATCAGAAAGGCCtcctagattaaaaaaaaaattacagatttgTAATCCGCTCCAACTCAGTGGTGCTGACAGGGGAAATAATACGGGTGAGATCCTTTGTATGCCAACAGAGGCCTTTTCATGTGAAGAAAAGCCACTCTACAGTTTTGCATCATTAATAGCTATAAAGAAAGTGATGTAGCCATGGACCCTTGCAACAAAAAGCGTGTATGACTTACCTGGGAAACtctgtgctggggctgcccagTGATCCCAGACAGGTCAGCCTTATCAGTGAATACATCCATGATGCCCATTTTATATAACATATCTTTTAGGTCGTATGTCCCATAAAGAGTGAATTTTGGAATACGCAAATTTACTGTgccactaaaagaaaaatgcaagaatATGATGAAACTTTTGATCAGACGTCCCAGTATAACAGAATGCTGGTAGACAAgttcattttactttcttccaAGAGACATTTTGCTTGCAGGTTCTCCCTATTCTGTGTGGGAGATGTAAAGTGACATTAATTTGGAGAATAGAAAAGACGGTTTATTACAATTTTGGAACGCTGGTTGAGAGGCTAGGGTTGTAGGTTGCTGGCTCATTGTCTGCAGTGAGCCAATACATGAAGAGTAAGACTGACCCAGCAATAATTCAGTGCAATACAGGCGTACCTCCCTAAGGATATTCATCtgacattttcagaagttaGTGATATTCTATGCTTTCTGCTGGAAGCACCTTAATCATGTCCCTTTACTGAGGATGCAGTGGAATCACCATGTGAAAAAGTGATTCTTTTAGGTTTCTTGGGCTTGGCATACAAAAACCTAACTCATCCAAGTTAACTGGTtacttttggagaaaaaaaaatgtgtgtttatcatacaattcaggacaggaaagacaaaaagatATAACAAAAGAAAGTACAAGACAGCATGTGGCAGTGATTGTATGGTTGTCCacgtaaaacaaacaaaagcacattGTCAGAATATAGTTACTCAACAGATAATTCTTTTTCTATGTCAAGTCCAATGTCTGTTTTATTAGGTTTTTTGAAAGTAATTAGTTTGCTGCTTTCCATAAATTAATCTAAGTTCCATATTTCTGACTAATTTCTTCCTTACTCTTTCAGTAAGGGTTTAACGACTACTTTTCAAAGGCTAAACCCAGCATTTACAGCTAGAAGCAGCACAACGAGGCAGAGGTTAGTGATAATGCTGACAGTAGGAACTGTTTTCTGGTGAGAAACCAGGTCAGCTGTCCAAGCTTTCAGGTCAGGAAGACATGGAGCACTTACTGAAGCTAGCCAAACAGCAAATTATTCAGTGGACAAGCATGAAGGAAAGGTCCCATACCTCCAGTACAGCATACAATCTAATGCCAAATCTGGCTGGTATCCAAAAATGTGAGAGCTGGTAGATTCACAATAGGTTACTGATCTCTTACTCTGCCTAATTTCTGACTGCTGATTGCCATCTCAAGTGAGGATGCAATTATCATTGAATCACCCATCTTGCTATTACATAGCTCATTTACAAGCCCCCATCTGCTTTCAACAAGCAACAATGTGACCAAACAGGAAGCACTAGGATATACTTTCCAGAATAGAAAGTgatgttttctctgcagttcaGCCATTAAAGAAATCTCAGCTGCCTGTACTGGCAATATGTTGGGATTGTCCCCTGTTCAGCAGCCAACAGTAATGTTCCAACAGAAGAATGTTCCTCACGATGCTTCCACACCTTGTTGCAGATAAACAAGGACAAAAATAGTTTGTTCACAGTCCTTGAATCATTCCATAGTCTAGATCAAATCCAGTTATTAAGACTTCCCACAGTCCCCAAATAATAGAAAAGACAATCAGTTGCTTTGAAAActagaggggaaaggaggagttTATCATTAGTTTGCAGGAGAGAATTGTCATGATGAAAAACAGGGACCTGCACGAAACAAGCTTGTCTTTGACAGTGATGCCCTTATATGTTTTACAGCTCCCATTCATGGCTTTTAGTAGATTGTTCCAGTTTGGAAGGGAGGCagaggatggggagagaaaCATAAACCCACCCAATCATATTTAGTGTCTTTCTTGCTGATTTTAAAGGCAATTGTGTttctttgacaaaaaaaaaaaaaaaattatctccaTTCATCATCTTATTTGTCCCATCAAAGGCTACTACTACACACGATACTAAATGCAAGGAGTCTAAAGGTGGTTTTAGAAAGCATATAAACTTTCTGCTATCTAGTCTCAAAGTTACCTCAAAGCAAGTGTAGCTTATTACAGTTTTGCTTTCATAAATCTTCAAAGCACCTGAATATAATGTCTCTGCAATATACCAGCTGGTCTATACCTTTACCATTGAGCTTTGCCCTCACAACTGACAAATGAAAGCTAAGCTATTATTTCAGCAATGAATGTACATATAACGGTAATTGTAATGTGCAGAAAGGAAGcaagggacaaaaaaaaaggctgaagaaaagTGGTGGGAATTTACTTGTAAACGGAAGACAGGAGACCTGCCCCCAAAAAAGTGAGAAGAGGTCTTAAGACTGAAAACCAAGGGCTATGGAGAGTTGAAGATGGGAAACAAAATGAGGAAATTGCAAAAGTCCTAAAGCTGTGAAGGTTTTTTCTTCATACAGTACTGAATGTGAAAAAACAGGAATACCATCGAACCAGATTTCAACTTTGGTCAGTTGGAATTCTTCTGCAGGTTAAAATAGAACTAAAAATAGTACCCTGATTCTGTCATAGCCCTGCCAATTGAAACTGATGTGTTTCCTTGCCTATTATCTGAACAAAGAACTGCAGAATTTTACCTTGTTGAGGATAATGTTCTCCATCTTGTTATACGTCcacaattcatttttttctccagcttccCCATTTTTCCTTGATCAGGCAGAACAAAAAATGCTGAGGCACCTCCCTTGTAATCCATTTGCACCACAGTGGAAGACAGCTGTTCATCATAGCCGTGCTTGAAAGTGCCCATTCCAAACATCATCGGGACTTCAACAGCCTTGTTCCCATCCACAAAGAATTTGctctttttagtgttttttgGATCAAAAGGTTTTTCCCATTCAGCTTGAAATACAAGAGACAGAGTTATAGGATATTTTGAGGACATGAAAACAGAGGACAAGTCACCACAGGTCACATTCATGAATGACAGACACTGGTACAGCTGGATCATCTTCAAAGACAGACCAGTTTGCAGTGATCACTTGATCTTACTGAATACTCAGAATAATTCAATAGAAACACACAGTGGTGTAAAAAACTCCCTCAGAGTTCAGAGTGAGATATCAAAGGTTCTAGTGTGCATGTTCTTCATGATAACAGTCTTAAGTGGCCTATAAAGCCCTCTTATGATGCAGCCATCAAATGAGAGTTCAGAAGAAGaaagcttttctcctttccttattTCCACACCAGAGCAGTCTCATGAAACGTGACATGAGGGATGAATTCTCCAGAGAAATGAAAGGATTCAGCTtatttgcagaaagaaaggGTTTACATGCCACTTCAGTTCATGGCCAATAAAGTCATGAAAAAATTGATTCTACCAGACTGCTGGGTTTAGaagcaaaacaacagaaatttttttgtaatgtcaTGTTCACAACATTAGATTTTCAAAGGTTCCTCACTTGCTTATAGTGAAACAAACTGTGttgaaattctgaaatgttCTTATCCTTAGTGGAGAGGAAGTTCTAAACCAAATTCCAACTATCCACCTCATCCATTTCAGAGGTTGAACAGGTAAAAAAAAGAGGAGCAGggtgtttcattattttttaaaaaagtggtGCTACTCTGTAGTTCAGTTTTGTCTTCTAGagcaaaattaaatttgtgACAAATTTAGTGGGCAAAACAAAGGCCATAATGTAAAATAAGTCTCATTAAGAAAACCATGAAGCAAGATGCAACCCCTTTTgacttctgatttctttttcaacaaTCATTATTAGGCAGCTTAGTACAAACAAAGAAATTATGGTCTGCTGTTTCCACCATCTAAGAAATGGATATAAACAACACCTATTTAGTATTTGGAATTAAGTCCCATTTGAAATGGGACTGTATTGACCTCTGAAAATATAAATCGACAACTGCCAATACTTTGAAGATGGAAGAAGTTACtatttttatgtttccttgTAACAGTGACTTCTATCATCAGACATCTAACAGGCAGGACTTCTGCTTTCCTCCTGATTCTGAGGAATGCTCTCCTCTCTGTTAGGAGGCTGTCTTCTAGGGACAGCAGGTTTCTCTAAAGCTTCACAGCATTCAAGTGTAAAATGAACCTCGAAGTACGATGCTTTGTGGTGACCAGCTCAGCTAGGGCATGATAAAGGACTGGTGTCCTGTAGTGGAATAGCATGCCCACTGGCTGAGAACCGAGAAATTATTAACAGACTTTCATCCTTAAGGAAGGACTTTCATGCTATGCAACATTACAAAATGGGGGAGGAGCATCACCAGTGCTCTGCAAGGATGGTTAAATGTGTAGAGAGTGGACAAGAGCCTCAAACTATATACTGGTTAGGGGGGTATTTGAGCTTTAGAGGTTCTCTCCAGTTTAATCCCAGCCTCTAGAACAATTAACATTAACCTACTTGTTATTGCTATTAATGTTATTCTTTaatccattttctttaaagttgaAAAGCTAAACCTAAATCTCCACTGTATTTGAAGAACCTGGAAAATCATTTCAGTAATAATTAATatctaattttaaacaaaacttggttttaaaacatataaaattAGCAGCAATAGTTCTCTTTAATACAGAGTTTCTCAGGCTTTTATCCCCATTGTGTTACTGTTTATACTACTCCTTCAAACACCTTTCAGTAAAAGCTTTTTGCCTATTTTGAAAGATGTGACTGATGCTAAGCAAAAGCTTATCttgaaaaaattacttttagcaAACAATTATGTGTTCAAGAGAATTAAGAAATATTAATCATCTGTATTCCAGAGAGCTCCATTTAGCTGTAGGCAAACCTTCAGAGATTAACACAAGGGGcagagacacagatgaaaagcaaagcaaaacaaaagaaaaaatatgattttgaaTTACTTTCAGAGGAAGATTCATATTGAGGAGGACAGTGAAAGCATCCAGGTTAATAGTTTTAAAAGAATAGTATTTCTAATGTGTCTTCCATTTCAATAAAAACTAATGATATTTTTGTCacatatttacaaaatattgttcttctttgctttgttttcaggatCCTATAAAATGAGTAATCATAGAAGAGTAAAAGAGGAGGTTTGAAAGAAGATGCAATACTTATTACTAGACCACTTATTGAGCCTTACAGCCTTGCTCCTTTTCTCATCAGATCAGCAGTCTGAAAAGCTCTGGGATGATTTGTAGACTGTATCTAAGAAGACCACAcaaattaattaagaaaaacaagcttATTTTCATTAGGCTTGTGTTTAATACTGATGGATTCCTCTTGTCACTGGAGGATATTTGAATCtgcaaatcaaaaaaaaaggttggaAACCTCTGCATGTGGACACTTTGGGGCTACAGTGATACTATCAGTTAAGGCATAGTTAGCAGAATTAAAAAAGAGTATGAGTGAACTCAGTAACAGAAACcctaaaaaatataatttactcAATAGTTAAGAtgctagattttattttcacagttttcATTGAATTTAACTGAAATTGCTAAACAAAAAGCAGTCGAATTGAATTTCCAAATAATTCCTAGCCAACAAAACATTTGAGAAAATGCTTAAATTCTCCTAGCCTGTAAATGAATAGATGCTTTACTGAATAGAAATGCCTTCCTTAAAGTATATTTCACTTAATCTTCTgcaggaaataaatatataaattaaaagatACAGGAAAATTTACCATAAATTTTGCAAGGAATTACAATCAGTGTCAAGCAGAATGTAATTTCCAGTAGGTTTGTTTataattaatcatagaatcatagaataaccaggttggaaaagacctaccagatcatcgagtccaaccattcctattaaacactaaaccatgcccgttagcacctcgtccacccctgccttaaacacctccagggaaggtgaatcaaccacccccgtgggtagcctgttccagtgcccaatgaccctttctgtgaaaattttttcctaatgtccagcctaaatctcccctggaggagcttgaggccattccctcttgtcttgtcccctgtcaccctcctctctacaacctcctttcaggtagttgtagagagcaatgaggtctcccctcagcctcctcttctccaggctaaacaactccagctctctcagccgttcctcataaggcctgttctccagccccttcaccagttttgtggctcttctctggactcgttccagagcctcaacatccttcttgtggtgaggggcccagaactgaagacAGTATTCgcggagcggtctcaccagtgccgagtacagagcgagaataacctccctggacctgctggccacgccatttgtgatacaggccaagatgccattggccttctcggccacctgggcacactgctggctcatattcagtcggttgtcaaccaacacccccaggtccctctcctccaggcagctttctagacagacttctcctagtctgtagcactgcatagggttgttgtgccccaagtgcaggaccaggcatttggccttgttaaacctcatgccattggactctgcccagcggtccagcctgttcagatccctttgcagagcttctctaccctccagcagatcaacacttccacccagcttagtgtcatttagcctggagaagaggaggctgaggggtgacctcattgctctctacaactacctgaaaggacgttgtagagaggagggtgctggcctcttctcccaagtgacaggggacaggacaagagggaatggcctcaagctccgacaggggaggtttaggctagacgttaggaaaaaattctttacagaaagggtcattgggcactggaacaggctgcccagggaggtggttgagtcaccttccctggaggtgtttaaggcacgggtggacgaggtgctgagggatatggtttagtgtttggtaggaacggttggactcggtgatccggtgggtctcttccaacctggttattctgtgattctgtgattctgtgatctgcaaacttgctaagggtgcactcgatgccttcatccaggtcattgataaagacattgaacagggctggagccagcactgagccctggggaaccccacttgtcactggcctccagctggatttcacaccatttcccaccactctctgggcccggccctccaaccagttttccacccaggagagtgtgcgcctgtccaggccagaggatgacagtttcccaagcagaatgctgtgagaaactgtcaaaggctttactgaagtccaggaagatacatccacagcctttccctcatccagcagccaagtcactttgtcatagaaagtgatctggttagtttggcaagacctgccttttgtgaacccgtgttgactgggcctgatcactcggTTCTCTTGCCTAAGTAAgaaccaaaaggaaaacaagatatGAATTCATCTGCAAAACAATATAGCAAAAAAAAGATGTCCAAAGCTAACCTGAGGAAATAACGTATGAAGTAGGAAAATATGATACATATGTCTtaccattaaaataaatgtagctAATAAGTAGAATTTCAGTAAGTGGATCGAGGTTATTTATGAGATCTTTGATTTTCCCATTGGTTCTTCCTGCTACATATTCGTTGATCTTTACCTGGGCTTGATCAGCCCTCTTGAAGTTCATAGGATAAGCTTCTCCTTCGTAGAAGTTTCTGAGATcgtttaaaaatgtttgttgtGGCTTCAGTCGGTCAAGCACAAACAGAACATTTCCCATATTCAGCTGTAACACCTCGTTCTTTCTGTTTACCATCTGCATGAGTTGACGATAACCTTcatgtatttcattttcagaaatctCACGTGGGTTAAAACTAAGGACTCTAAGAATCTGTGTCAGGGTGTCTGATCTGGCCCCCAGGGTCAGCATCGCAAAGGCAGTAGAGATGCtcaaaggagagaagaaaatattcccaCTCTTATCACGAGAAGCAATCTCTTTGTAGAAACAACATGCAAACTGACAAACACTGTTCCCTACAATCTGCTGTGgcatattttggttttcttggcCTCTTTGATATTGGTTTCTTACACCCCGGTGATTAGGCTCATAGCAATAACTGTTAGAATTCATTGCAACAACTAAAAGACACACGAAAAACATCATCTTCATGTTGCTATAACtctgtaaaagaagaaaataaaaattatgtttggTTTACAAATCTTTTTATCTTGTGGTCAGCAATAAGACAATTCCTTCACTGTACAAAGCTGGCTTGGTGTCAGTGATTCCAAGCCATTTGAATTCAGGGATACCAGCTTTCTATTTCAAGGAAGCAGACTCCCAGAAAATTACTTAATCTGTTGAAGAAGTgatgaaagaataaaatctaAAGTAAAGGAGGAATCGAGTAACACCAAAGACATCCTCATCAGGGGCAGGCTACAATTCCTTtaacaatgttttcttttcaatgttCTGTTTATAATGTggctttaagaaataaaaagctctAACTCAGAAGTACTGGTCTATAGAACAGAAAGCAAGGGAGCCACTCAAGGCTAGTCAGTTAATTTtagcaagatgaaaaaaaaatcaaagcagaaaagtGCAATCTTCCTCCCTTGTGAGAATAAAAATATACCTTTTTTAATGGGCTGCATGTAAACATATAGGCAGGCTCCAGGGAGAAATTAAATGCACTTGTTAATGAGGAAGTTTTGAATAGTTACAGTGATTCCTCAAAGCTTGAAAAATTGAGCACCATTTAAAAAAGATTTCCACATAACtaacaaaagacagaaatatgcTTTGAGCAATTAGGAAGTTAGCAAGACCCTGGAAATATTCTGTTGCTTACTAAGAAAGGGTAAATGAGTATGTACACAGAACAGCAAATGGAAGCAAGTGTGTCTACTGCATGCAAAGACATGTCCAGCCCAGTAACTGAACCAAATCAcgtaaaaataataacaacaaaatcaaaacccTAGTAAACTCTAGAACAATTATAGTCTTTTTTATCAGAAAGGCAACAAAGGGTGATTTTGGCAGAGAAAGCCGCAATAGTAAAATGTGAAGATGAATGAGTAAATTCTAGAGGAATAAAGACACTAAAAGATACCAATAGAACAGGAAAGCCTTTGCCACAGCAGcatggaaagcatcctttcCACATCTGTGGCAAAACTTCTACCTCTAAAAAATAATACTAACTGTACCACACTTGGTTCAACAACTTTTGTTAACAGACAGGAGGAACTAAAAATCTGGATTATCTGGTAACATAAATCATCCTCCAGTGATATATGATCACTTTACCTACAAAATctttcataaaataaagtaCTCTGTAGAGGAAAATATAAGGATTTACAAAGGGGAAAATTATCTTGGGTTTCTGACTTGCAGTGAAAAATAGTATTCAGACTTTTATGTCTTGTAAAATCATTGCATCATTATCAGCCTCTATGATGACCCTGAATTTGTGCCCTCAACAGTCCTGTGTCTTAGTTCTCCAAAATTCAGTGAACTGAGAATCCTAATCTCTGTCTTAATATATGCTGTAACTGTTGCTTAATTCACACCTTTTGAATATCATGGTTATAGCAATACTACTACTGGTAGGAAGGGCCTGAGCCCCATGACAAACCACTTTCAGAAAGTTCACTTTCATATCTAGAACCTATTTAAATTTGAGCTCTTTGATTTGTTTATGAATTGCTCTACCACCACACTTCCATTAATTCTTTCAGCCTTTACCTCTAtcc of Phaenicophaeus curvirostris isolate KB17595 chromosome 5, BPBGC_Pcur_1.0, whole genome shotgun sequence contains these proteins:
- the LOC138721538 gene encoding alpha-1-antiproteinase F-like, with amino-acid sequence MKMMFFVCLLVVAMNSNSYCYEPNHRGVRNQYQRGQENQNMPQQIVGNSVCQFACCFYKEIASRDKSGNIFFSPLSISTAFAMLTLGARSDTLTQILRVLSFNPREISENEIHEGYRQLMQMVNRKNEVLQLNMGNVLFVLDRLKPQQTFLNDLRNFYEGEAYPMNFKRADQAQVKINEYVAGRTNGKIKDLINNLDPLTEILLISYIYFNAEWEKPFDPKNTKKSKFFVDGNKAVEVPMMFGMGTFKHGYDEQLSSTVVQMDYKGGASAFFVLPDQGKMGKLEKKMNCGRITRWRTLSSTSGTVNLRIPKFTLYGTYDLKDMLYKMGIMDVFTDKADLSGITGQPQHRVSQAVHKAVVKVDETGTEAAAATGMEIVPMSVPVTITFNRPFLTVVTMEQSILFMGKIVNPLKKD